In Tripterygium wilfordii isolate XIE 37 chromosome 17, ASM1340144v1, whole genome shotgun sequence, the genomic window TTTAACACTCTCTCGCATTTATGGGTTAAGTTATGTCagatccaacaagtggagtagatgtTATGTTCAACTGGATCGAATTATTCCGATATCATATTATAAATTCACACCCCCATAtacaccaataatattatccgttttgctTGCCCTATTTCAATGGATGTATCGGAtccacacgactttgtttcttcttATGCCTAAACAAGTGAGTTAAAACCTAACTTAGATgagtctaaaaaaaaaaaatcttattaaTGATTGATGGTTAGCTTGATCCTTATAAATAAGACATTAGTGTCCACACACTTTTAACATGTAATTCACATTTGTTCAACACTTTCAGAGGAGATTGTTGGGAGAGGACTGGGGAGGCCATGGAAGGAAACAAAGGTAAAGTTTGTGTAACAGGTGGGACTGGGTTTATAGCTTCATGGATGATTAAGAGACTCCTTGAGAATGGTTACTCTGTCAGTACCACCATAAGACCTGACCCAGGTCAGTTTTTCCTTCCCTTGCTAAAAgcttaaaattattgttttctggcagaattttttttttttccggttaTTTCACGTGGGTAATTTCATTTGGCTTGGGGTTGTATTATGGAGTTTCGTGTTGGTATTTTCAGGCTTCCATTCTGCACaagttttttcattattttatttctacACCATTTaacatgtgttttttttctttccccttttcttttgtttattgagGTTCGGAGGTTCCTTCGGATTGCAACTTTTCAAGTCTAAGAGTGGTTGATTATGGTCTGTTTTAATCCCATATTGCTTGAAAACAATTTTTCACACGATAAGCAGATCCCAAATCTGCTTCTTGTATTCTGGAATGACAATCCATAGAGTCACATCCACGTTTTCGAGTTCTTGAGTATCTTCTCTACTAACTTTTGGTGTTTATGCTTAGATCACTATATGTGAATGCAAAATTAGAAGCAGAGAATATATGGCCAGAAATGATTTGTTGGAGAAATCAAAATGGTGTTCAGTAGGTTTTGACTATTCAGTAGAGAATTTAGTTGCTGTTGTAGTTCCGAAGAAATTTTAACTTCTAGACAAGTTATTTGGTGGTGGGTGTGTTTGTAAGTGCTTGGAAagtatttgtttctcattgctGTTTGTGTATGTTATACATATTTCTTTCCATATACTTTGACATGTGATATGAACAGAACATAAGAGAGATATCAGCTTCCTCAAAAATCTACCTGGAGCGTCTCAAAAGCTCCGAATCTTTGAAGCGGATCTCAGTCATCCAGGCAGTTTTGATGAAGCCATTGAAGAATGTATTGGAGTTTTTCATGTTGCTACCCCTGTTGACTTTGAAAACAAAGAGCCTGAAGAAGTCGTGACCAGAAGAGCAATTGATGGAGCATTAGGAATCTTAAAGGCATGCTTGAAATCAAAGACAATAAAGCGAATTGTGTACACTTCGAGTGCTTCTGCAGTAGTTCTTAATGGCAAGGAGGAGGACGTTATGGATGAAAGGTATTGGACTGATGTAGATTATGTTAAATCTGTAAGAGAATACGGAAGATCCTACTTCATTTCCAAGACATTAACTGAGAAAGCGGTTCTGGAATTTGCTGAAGAACATGGATTGGATCTCGTGACAGTAATTCCTTCTTACGTTGTTGGTCCATTTATTTGTCCAAAGTTGCCTGGATCAGTGTGGACAACACTGGCGTTGATCTTCGGTAGGCTTTATCTATCATCGTACCACGCCATGTGAATTACTTATGTTTTCTTTATGCAATCAAACCTGACTGagattatttcaaaattttaatgaatatgTTCAGGTGAAAAGAGTCAGTATCCCGCTCTCTTTAATCCATGTATGGTGCATGTAGATGATGTGTCTAGGGCACACATGTTTCTTCTTGAAACTCCAAATGTGAAAGGGAGGTATAATTGTTCCTCCCATACAGTAACGATTCTGGAGATGGCTTCATTTCTTTCTGCCAAGTACCCGGAGTTCCCGATACCAACCATAGAGTAAGTTGCAAGCCATATTTTCTCATATCTTAGATCAATTCAGTCAAAAATATCCTACACATATTCATTCTAATTTAAAAGGTTCATCTTTCCATTTTTCAGATCTCTGAAGGAAATTAAAGGTCCTAAATTGCCAATTTTGTCATCAAAGAAACTCTTGGATGCTGGTTTCAAGTTTGAGTATGGACTGGATGAAATGTTCGATGACGCAATCCGATGCTGCAAAGAAAAGGGGTATCTGTAATGGATAtgtgagcatatatatatatgtatgtatataaatctTGTGATGTAATCGTGCGACGTTTAGTGTCTGAGTCCTCACTTTCCAGCACGTGTCATTATTGACATGACTATGAAAAAACTACATGGGCTTTATACTActgtataattatatatttcaaGTAAATAAAACTGAATTATGAGTGGTAAAATTTACTATAGCATATATTCTGGCAGTTGTTATTATTGTGAAATACTTATAACAAATATTGTGCTCTGATTCCCAGCGGTATAATACCAATAGCAGGGAATTAGTTTCCTGAGTAGTGTTAGGGTCATGAAGCCAGCTAGTAATGAATCTTTACTCATGTGATGTTGGCAAACATCTTATCCTTTATAGCTTTGTTTCACTAAGCAGAAGTTGTTGCTGgg contains:
- the LOC119982964 gene encoding vestitone reductase-like, which codes for MEGNKGKVCVTGGTGFIASWMIKRLLENGYSVSTTIRPDPEHKRDISFLKNLPGASQKLRIFEADLSHPGSFDEAIEECIGVFHVATPVDFENKEPEEVVTRRAIDGALGILKACLKSKTIKRIVYTSSASAVVLNGKEEDVMDERYWTDVDYVKSVREYGRSYFISKTLTEKAVLEFAEEHGLDLVTVIPSYVVGPFICPKLPGSVWTTLALIFGEKSQYPALFNPCMVHVDDVSRAHMFLLETPNVKGRYNCSSHTVTILEMASFLSAKYPEFPIPTIESLKEIKGPKLPILSSKKLLDAGFKFEYGLDEMFDDAIRCCKEKGYL